DNA from Mycolicibacterium alvei:
GCGGTGCTGGTTGGCGGATAGGTTTGGACCCATGAGGGAGTTGCCACATGTGCTGGGCATTGTTCTGGCCGGGGGAGAGGGCAAGCGGCTGTACCCGTTGACCGCCGATCGCGCCAAGCCGGCAGTTCCCTTCGGCGGTGCCTACCGGCTGATCGACTTCGTGCTGTCCAACCTCGTCAACGCCCGCTACCTACGGATCTGCGTTCTGACGCAATACAAGTCGCATTCACTGGACCGTCACATCAGCCAGAACTGGCGCCTGTCGGGTCTGGCCGGTGAGTACATCACCCCGGTGCCGGCCCAGCAGCGGCTCGGGCCGCGTTGGTACACCGGATCGGCAGACGCGATCTACCAGTCGCTCAACCTGATCTACGACGAAGATCCCGACTACATCATCATCTTCGGCGCCGACCACGTGTACCGCATGGATCCCGAGCAGATGCTGCGGTTCCACATCGACAGCGGGGCCGGGGCAACGGTGGCCGGCATCCGGGTGCCCCGCGCTGAGGCCAGTGCGTTCGGGTGCATCGACGCCGACGACTCCGGGCGCATCAAGGAATTCGTCGAGAAGCCCGCGGACCCGCCGGGCACGCCCGACGATCCCGAGCAGACCTTCGTGTCGATGGGCAACTACATCTTCACCACCAAGGTGCTCATCGACGCGATCCGCGCCGATGCCGACGACGACCACTCCGACCACGACATGGGCGGCGACATCATCCCGCGACTCGTGTCCGACGGAATGGCGGCGGTCTATGACTTCGACAACAACGAGGTACCCGGGGCCACCGAACGCGACCACGGCTACTGGCGCGATGTCGGCACCCTGGACGC
Protein-coding regions in this window:
- the glgC gene encoding glucose-1-phosphate adenylyltransferase is translated as MRELPHVLGIVLAGGEGKRLYPLTADRAKPAVPFGGAYRLIDFVLSNLVNARYLRICVLTQYKSHSLDRHISQNWRLSGLAGEYITPVPAQQRLGPRWYTGSADAIYQSLNLIYDEDPDYIIIFGADHVYRMDPEQMLRFHIDSGAGATVAGIRVPRAEASAFGCIDADDSGRIKEFVEKPADPPGTPDDPEQTFVSMGNYIFTTKVLIDAIRADADDDHSDHDMGGDIIPRLVSDGMAAVYDFDNNEVPGATERDHGYWRDVGTLDAFYDAHMDLVSVHPVFNLYNKRWPIRGESENLAPAKFVNGGSAQESVVGAGSIISAASVRNSVLSSNVVIDDGAIVEGSVLMPGVRIGRGAVVRHAILDKNVVVGPGEMVGVDLDKDRERFAISAGGVVAVGKGVWI